Proteins encoded within one genomic window of Litoribacterium kuwaitense:
- a CDS encoding ABC transporter ATP-binding protein, protein MITFQDIQVKFADFVAIQQLNLHINEGEFFTFLGPSGCGKTTTLRTLVGFITPANGKIIVDGEDITNTAIEQRQIGMVFQSYALFPTMSVYENIAFGLKVQKYKKEAIPKRVEEISQVVDLKEEQLQKNVSELSGGQQQRVAIARALALAPKIIVLDEPLSNLDAKLRKQLRKELKKLQLEQGITTVYVTHDQEEALTLSDRVAVFNNGIVEQVGTPEEIYNQSKTEFVCNFIGEANEMNQEMVQAIAQKSVIALDLEKNSYIRTEKLKTSVREDDQQSVALPAKVISKEFYGTYSQYTYEVMGALLTNIEKEDGNFQYAVGDDVTLYIHPKDILQY, encoded by the coding sequence TTGATCACATTTCAAGATATTCAAGTGAAGTTTGCAGACTTTGTGGCGATCCAGCAGTTGAATTTACACATTAACGAAGGCGAGTTTTTTACGTTTCTCGGTCCATCTGGATGCGGTAAAACGACGACTTTGCGTACGTTAGTCGGCTTTATTACCCCTGCGAATGGAAAAATTATCGTCGACGGTGAAGATATTACAAATACGGCGATTGAACAGCGGCAAATTGGCATGGTCTTTCAAAGCTATGCTTTATTTCCGACAATGTCGGTCTATGAAAATATCGCTTTCGGGTTGAAGGTGCAAAAGTATAAAAAAGAGGCGATTCCAAAGCGCGTGGAGGAAATTTCGCAAGTCGTTGATCTTAAAGAGGAGCAGTTGCAGAAAAATGTCTCAGAACTATCCGGTGGACAGCAGCAGCGAGTGGCGATTGCTCGTGCGCTCGCTTTGGCACCTAAAATTATCGTGCTTGATGAACCATTGTCAAACCTTGATGCGAAGCTGAGAAAGCAATTACGCAAAGAGCTTAAGAAACTGCAGCTGGAGCAAGGCATTACAACGGTGTATGTCACGCATGATCAGGAAGAGGCGTTGACGCTATCCGACCGTGTGGCCGTTTTTAATAATGGGATTGTCGAACAGGTCGGTACACCGGAGGAGATTTACAATCAGTCGAAAACCGAGTTTGTTTGTAATTTTATTGGAGAAGCCAATGAAATGAATCAAGAGATGGTGCAAGCCATTGCGCAAAAATCGGTGATTGCGCTCGATTTAGAAAAAAATTCCTATATCCGCACAGAGAAGCTGAAGACGAGCGTTCGTGAAGATGACCAACAATCGGTCGCTTTGCCGGCAAAAGTCATCTCAAAGGAATTTTACGGCACATATTCTCAATATACGTACGAAGTGATGGGCGCATTGCTTACGAATATTGAGAAAGAAGATGGCAATTTTCAGTACGCGGTTGGCGACGATGTGACGTTATATATACATCCAAAAGACATTTTGCAATATTAG
- a CDS encoding extracellular solute-binding protein → MRLNKSFLLTMSLMFVVSILAGCMGGNSANDDSKSLVVYTNSASDGRGDWLAEKATEAGFDLEIVEAGGGELFNRIMSEKNNPLADVVFGLNQMNFATLKSNDLLVPYEPTWMSELPEGTSDRENYFHPLVEQRIIMLYNQDVFTEETAPKDWTDLIENEKFKGKYNVPADLGGATNRAIVYGILMRHVDENGDLGISEEGWKQIETFFDNGYKTPEGEDANANLASGEVPISYIWSSGLPGVEEEFGFEAAVVSPEIGVPTTVEQVGIINKGGDKDTAVAEEFINWFGSAEIQGAWAEEFGTLPVNTKALENASDRMKDIAESTTIQDMDYQFISEQIDEWVEKIELQIL, encoded by the coding sequence ATGAGATTAAACAAATCATTCCTATTGACCATGTCACTCATGTTTGTCGTAAGTATTTTAGCCGGTTGTATGGGCGGCAATTCAGCAAATGATGATTCAAAGTCCCTCGTCGTATATACGAATTCTGCATCTGACGGCCGTGGCGATTGGTTAGCTGAGAAAGCCACAGAAGCTGGGTTTGACCTTGAAATTGTGGAAGCAGGTGGCGGAGAGTTATTTAACCGGATTATGTCAGAAAAGAACAATCCGCTAGCAGACGTTGTTTTTGGTCTGAATCAAATGAATTTTGCAACGTTAAAGTCAAACGACTTGCTCGTTCCTTACGAACCAACGTGGATGAGCGAGCTTCCTGAAGGGACAAGTGACAGGGAAAATTATTTTCATCCGCTTGTAGAGCAGAGAATTATTATGCTGTATAACCAAGACGTGTTTACTGAAGAAACTGCTCCCAAGGATTGGACGGACCTGATCGAAAACGAAAAATTTAAAGGAAAATACAACGTTCCAGCGGATCTCGGTGGCGCAACAAACCGTGCAATTGTTTACGGGATTCTTATGAGGCATGTCGATGAAAATGGAGACTTAGGTATCTCTGAAGAAGGCTGGAAACAAATCGAGACGTTTTTTGACAATGGATACAAGACGCCAGAAGGTGAAGACGCCAACGCAAATCTTGCCTCTGGAGAGGTGCCGATCTCATATATTTGGTCTAGTGGACTGCCTGGTGTAGAAGAAGAATTTGGCTTTGAAGCAGCCGTCGTTTCTCCGGAAATCGGTGTACCAACCACTGTAGAGCAGGTTGGGATAATTAACAAAGGTGGCGACAAAGACACGGCTGTCGCTGAGGAATTTATTAACTGGTTCGGAAGTGCAGAAATTCAAGGTGCTTGGGCAGAAGAGTTTGGCACATTACCAGTAAATACAAAGGCACTTGAAAATGCTTCAGACCGTATGAAAGATATTGCTGAGAGTACGACCATTCAAGACATGGATTATCAGTTCATTTCAGAGCAAATTGACGAATGGGTGGAAAAAATCGAATTGCAGATTTTATAG